From Anopheles arabiensis isolate DONGOLA chromosome 3, AaraD3, whole genome shotgun sequence, a single genomic window includes:
- the LOC120902302 gene encoding nucleoside diphosphate-linked moiety X motif 19-like produces MIRKFAKHWRDSASLLVLARDQPAAQQNKYNYKVLVFKRTSNTSFMPNSVVFPGGGFDKQDASLGWESFFRERNVSNTALKAITQVDGARPYIFQTEGTDLLDRNLSLRLCALREAFEELGVLLVTDEQRQKTETGFSKCLQLPDVDSWQQKIHDGTASFQAMHTALGTVPDVFNLYEWSCWLTPAMFRKRRFETVFYLAVLNEMPAIHPEPHEVQEYFWDTPAALLEAHREEKIWLAPPQTYELTRLSFVYDIDQLVRFADKRNRKGSTLLCPIQYNAADGVIFVLPGDDLYPADYDYLSDNADLDKYGEQTREAIRKQAKRLHRVEHKDLHHQAFFLNQQPLDDHLHVQGLNGNLLQNQ; encoded by the exons ATGATCCGAAAGTTCGCTAAACATTGGCGCGATTCAGCGTCCCTGCTAGTGTTAGCACGGGACCAACCAGCGGCACAACAAAATAAGTACAATTATAAG GTACTTGTATTCAAACGTACCTCTAATACGTCATTCATGCCAAATAGTGTAGTTTTTCCCGGTGGCGGTTTCGACAAACAGGACGCTTCGCTTGGCTGGGAATCGTTCTTTCGCGAAAGAAATGTTTCCAACACAGCGTTAAAAGCTATCACGCAAGTAGACGGTGCAAGACCCTACATATTCCAGACGGAGGGCACCGATTTGCTCGACCGCAACCTCTCGCTACGTCTCTGTGCACTGCGAGAGGCCTTCGAGGAGCTCGGCGTATTGCTCGTTACAGACGAGCAGAGGCAGAAAACGGAAACTGGTTTTAGCAAGTGCCTACAGCTGCCTGATGTGGACTCGTGGCAGCAAAAGATACACGATGGTACAGCATCATTCCAGGCGATGCACACTGCACTTGGCACCGTGCCGGATGTGTTCAATTTGTACGAATGGTCATGCTGGCTAACGCCGGCCATGTTTCGGAAACGGCGTTTTGAAACGGTTTTCTATCTAGCGGTACTGAACGAGATGCCTGCCATACATCCAGAGCCCCATGAAGTGCAGGAATATTTT TGGGACACGCCGGCAGCTTTATTAGAGGCACACCGTGAGGAAAAAATATGGCTCGCACCACCCCAaacgtacgagttgacgaggCTCAGCTTCGTGTATGATATCGACCAGTTGGTGCGGTTTGCGGACAAACGCAATCGGAAGGGTTCCACATTGCTCTGCCCGATACAGTACAATGCAGCGGATGGTGTGATATTCGTGCTGCCCGGTGACGATCTATATCCAGCCGACTACGATTATCTCTCCGATAATGCTGATTTAGACAAGTACGGGGAGCAGACGCGGGAAGCCATACGAAAGCAAGCGAAACGATTGCATCGTGTAGAGCACAAGGATTTGCATCACCAAGCATTCTTTCTGAATCAACAGCCGCTTGATGATCACCTACACGTGCAGGGGTTGAATGGAAATCTGCTGCAAAACCAATAG
- the LOC120902303 gene encoding nucleoside diphosphate-linked moiety X motif 19-like yields MRAYEKYWRDSASVIVLARNRHNERDNHGYNYKVLVFKRTENTSFLPNHIVFPGGSFDPQDDSTDWLRLFGEQRIPPEALQTVTSVSGPRPHIFRRMEGDQLDRSISVRLCALRECFEELGVLLVANKGPQTGFSVARTDFDVRTWQADVHDGRKAFRQLYEQLHETPDLWGLYEWSTWMTPTHFRRKRFETAFFLAALNEVCPVLPEDYEVQEYMWESPRNLLDAHSEGILWLAPPQSYELHRLSHVHDIDVIVRVAKARKRFGTTPFCPVGFNAADGYIGVLPGDDLYPEQFDFITDNEDMNKYGELTMRELAERARNLHRVEHRGLHQQTHLHNGPSLDGHLHVLGYNEPLSKL; encoded by the exons ATGCGTGCGTACGAAAAATATTGGCGTGATTCGGCGTCTGTTATCGTTTTGGCCCGCAATCGGCACAACGAACGAGATAATCACGGATACAATTACAAG GTACTTGTGTTCAAACGAACCGAAAACACAAGCTTCCTTCCGAACCACATCGTATTTCCCGGTGGTTCTTTCGATCCTCAAGATGACTCTACCGACTGGCTAAGGTTGTTCGGCGAGCAAAGGATACCGCCGGAAGCGTTACAAACGGTCACGTCGGTGTCTGGCCCAAGGCCCCACATATTCCGCCGAATGGAGGGTGATCAGCTAGATCGTAGCATTTCCGTCCGGCTGTGCGCTTTGCGCGAATGTTTCGAAGAGTTGGgagtgctgctggtggcaaACAAGGGCCCACAAACAGGGTTCAGCGTGGCAAGAACCGATTTCGATGTGCGCACCTGGCAAGCTGACGTTCACGACGGAAGGAAAGCATTTCGCCAGCTGTACGAGCAGTTGCATGAAACCCCAGACCTGTGGGGTCTGTACGAGTGGTCTACCTGGATGACGCCTACACACTTTCGGCGGAAGCGTTTCGAAACGGCCTTTTTCCTGGCTGCACTCAATGAAGTGTGTCCCGTGTTGCCAGAAGACTATGAAGTGCAGGAATATATG TGGGAATCACCACGGAATTTGCTCGATGCCCATTCGGAAGGAATTCTCTGGCTAGCACCACCTCAATCGTATGAATTGCATCGTTTGAGCCATGTACACGATATCGACGTTATAGTACGCGTAGCAAAGGCGAGGAAACGCTTCGGCACAACCCCATTCTGTCCGGTTGGTTTTAATGCAGCAGACGGGTATATCGGCGTTCTTCCTGGAGACGATCTTTATCCAGAGCAGTTCGACTTCATTACTGACAATGAGGATATGAATAAGTACGGAGAGCTAACGATGCGAGAATTAGCCGAACGAGCACGTAACCTTCATCGCGTAGAGCATAGGGGATTACACCAGCAGACGCATTTGCACAATGGCCCATCGCTGGATGGTCATCTGCATGTGCTCGGTTATAACGAGCCACTTTCCAAGCTGTGA
- the LOC120902288 gene encoding protein ref(2)P: MSALISLKITIENDANYLLFGDRICRNLEELAAFCSARYQDLQKAVEGFRYYWIDDDGDEIRITTDDDYGSFLQAMANAKARLYVVGKKTAPLVSTSIDKEEQPVAQCEADGAPMQNAATDAMAGKDLPFHPHVVCDVCDGDIIGHRYKCLTCHDFDICMNCEAKFRHKDHLMMRIPRSEMLCRSQTTVSRMFEKLRLYGTRITANSPQDLDEVARVPSNKTAASVAAKRETTRTAQRSSKHHGEDRRCGETSKPPRYSKSSGERKQTFAHVPTAAERVPKEEKDKPSQRSVSDFNRRCKHMVNMYMNSMQALDPTATFPDPAAGSDHVAMANAAAAAAAAAAAKATAAANTALNATSNLPSNRGNGAMPSSTNVWGVPFSDECIERFTDARIPQKGSKKHENKTPTAQPQSEQQPGISLPFLPFVNLAWPTQEKLLFASENVSKLLDPLGLSFEIRHKTAASPSSSSPGDANTHKTDDCTPSTSAANLAAASGPTMPKEETRAPEEKQNKATETQESQNVESATVSDTAQNQAKPLTECGEVVESKNNHKVVGTKETKPSDGQGRTKAKVVGAGTSLETDAAVAEDAEAEEIEMDGENDSQTSTSSASLLTDDDQDLIDVAEDVAKSASPSKPPLATEKTWTLVDIPHDEDEEKQANAPLDAIARLIEHDSSSSSSLGSLEFTKPSLSPKEKKFSNSRSKDKQKEHKTKEPFSPKPGGSGVAGELDYENYSKILADHLEVSTTSAGKEKKASTPPSSGPCSSSSSSGDSMAANPDKSTRLSDSAQRMDCTVYSHRPHVNHAIHTMMTMGFSNHNGWLTQLLESLNGDIPKALDLLLQHRH, encoded by the exons ATGAGTGCTTTGATTTCTTTGAAAATTACCATCGAAAACGATGCGAACTATCTTCTCTTCGGCGACCGAATTTGTCGCAACTTGGAAGAGCTGGCCGCCTTTTGTTCCGCCCGTTACCAGGATTTGCAGAAAGCTGTAGAAGGCTTCCGCTACTATTGGATTG ATGACGATGGGGACGAGATCCGTATTACCACGGACGATGACTACGGCAGCTTTTTGCAGGCGATGGCCAACGCCAAGGCCCGTCTTTACGTTGTAGGCAAGAAGACGGCACCGTTGGTGTCGACGAGCATCGACAAGGAAGAGCAACCCGTCGCGCAGTGTGAGGCCGATGGTGCACCAATGCAGAACGCTGCCACTGATGCGATGGCCGGGAAGGATCTTCCCTTCCACCCGCACGTCGTCTGCGACGTGTGCGACGGTGATATCATCGGCCATCGCTACAAGTGTTTGACGTGCCACGATTTCGACATCTGCATGAACTGCGAGGCCAAGTTCCGCCACAAGGACCATCTGATGATGCGTATTCCGCGGTCGGAAATGTTGTGCCGTTCGCAGACAACGGTGTCGCGAATGTTCGAAAAGCTGCGCCTGTACGGGACTCGCATCACGGCCAACTCGCCACAGGATCTGGATGAAGTGGCACGCGTGCCGAGCAACAAAACTGCTGCGTCCGTCGCAGCGAAGCGCGAAACTACGCGAACAGCACAGCGCAGTAGCAAGCATCATGG CGAGGATCGTCGATGCGGCGAAACATCCAAACCGCCCCGTTACAGTAAGTCCAGCGGTGAACGCAAACAAACCTTTGCTCACGTGCCAACGGCAGCCGAACGCGTGCCtaaagaagagaaagataaaCCATCGCAACGGTCAGTGTCGGATTTTAACCGACGCTGCAAACATATGGTAAACATGTATATGAATTCGATGCAAGCGTTGGATCCAACGGCGACATTCCCCGATCCCGCAGCAGGCTCCGATCACGTCGCCATGGCAAATgctgcagccgcagcagcagcagctgccgcaGCGAAAGCTACTGCTGCAGCTAACACCGCCCTGAATGCTACATCCAATTTACCATCTAATAGAGGTAATGGCGCAATGCCATCCTCAACAAACGTCTGGGGGGTACCCTTTTCGGACGAATGTATTGAGAGATTTACCGACGCCAGGATTCCACAGAAGGGTTCTAAAAAGCATGAAAACAAGACACCAACTGCGCAACCACAGTCGGAGCAGCAACCGGGAATTTCGCTGCCGTTTTTACCGTTTGTAAATCTTGCCTGGCCAACGCAGGAGAAATTGTTGTTCGCAAGCGAGAATGTATCCAAGCTGCTGGACCCGCTCGGATTATCTTTCGAGATACGCCACAAGACAGCGGCGTCTCCTTCGTCATCCTCCCCCGGAGatgcgaacacacacaaaacggatGATTGCACTCCGTCCACATCGGCTGCTAACTTGGCAGCCGCATCAGGTCCGACAATGCCGAAGGAAGAGACGCGTGCGCCCGaggagaagcaaaacaaagcgacCGAAACACAGGAATCGCAGAATGTGGAGTCAGCGACCGTTTCGGATACAGCACAAAACCAAGCAAAACCGTTGACCGAATGTGGTGAAGTGGTGGAGTCAAAGAACAACCATAAAGTCGTCGGTacaaaggaaacaaaaccATCCGATGGGCAAGGACGCACTAAAGCAAAAGTGGTAGGAGCGGGCACATCGCTCGAAACCGATGCAGCCGTTGCGGAAGATGCGGAGGCAGAGGAAATCGAAATGGACGGTGAAAACGATTCCCAAACGTCCACATCGTCTGCTTCGTTGCTTACCGATGACGACCAGGACCTGATCGATGTGGCAGAAGATGTGGCAAAATCGGCCTCGCCGTCCAAGCCACCATTAGCGACTGAAAAGACCTGGACCCTGGTTGACATCCCACATGACGAGGACGAGGAAAAGCAGGCCAATGCGCCACTGGACGCTATTGCCAGACTGATCGAGCACGATAGTTCGTCGTCCTCTTCTTTGGGTTCGCTGGAATTCACGAAACCGAGCCTGTCTCCAAAGGAGAAGAAATTCAGCAATTCGAGATCGAAAGATAAGCAGAAGGAACATAAGACGAAGGAACCATTCTCGCCAAAGCCAGGTGGTAGTGGTGTTGCTGGTGAATTGGATTATGAGAATTATAGCAAAATCCTGGCCGATCATTTGGAAGTTTCGACGACGTCTGCTGGTAAGGAGAAAAAGGCATCCACTCCGCCAAGCTCAGGGCCGTgctcttcgtcgtcgtcgtcgggtgATTCGATGGCCGCAAATCCAGATAAGAGCACTCGATTGAGCGACTCAGCGCAGCGTATGGATTGTACAGTGTATAGCCACCGCCCGCATGTCAACCATGCCATCCatacgatgatgacgatgggcTTCAGCAACCATAACGGTTGGCTGACCCAGCTGCTCGAATCTTTGAACGGTGACATCCCGAAAGCACTCGATCTGTTGCTTCAGCATCGCCACTAA
- the LOC120902284 gene encoding exportin-1 has translation MAIPMIRLDEANQLLDFSKKLDIDLLDNIVSCLYNSTGEQLRLAQTVLTTLKEHPDAWTRVDSILEFSQNQQTKFYALQILEEVIKTRWKILPRNQCEGIKKYVVGLIIKTSQDPAMMEANKVYLNKLNIILVQILKREWPNNWETFISDIVGASKTNETLCQNNMIILKLLSEEVFDFCSGQITQTKAKHLKDTMCSEFAQVFTLCQFVLENSLNAPLISATLQTLLKFLNWIPLGYIFETKLIDMLVCRFLTIPMFRNITIMCLSEIAGLQLPNYDHVFIALFKQTMEQFDTMIPPNTNMNQIYMNGSDDEQCFVQNLAMFLCTFLRVHATLVEKRDTMEVVLKALDYLVMISEVEDVEIFKICLEYWNSLTGELYKEAHTSSQRRTFYHKILSKVRYIMISRMAKPEEVLVVENENGEVVREFMKDTNSINLYKNMRETLVYLTHLDYADTERIMTDKLNNQVNGSEFSWKNLNTLCWAIGSISGAFFEEDEKRFLVTVIKELLGLCEHKKGKDNKAIIASNIMYVVGQYPRFLRAHWKFLKTVVNKLFEFMHETHDGVQDMACDTFIKIALKCRRHFVQLQPNESCTFIEEILATMSSIICDLQPQQVHTFYEAVGYMISAQADQVQQDILIEKYMMLPNQVWDDIISQATKNVDILKDMGAVKQLGSILKTNVRACKALGHSYVSQLGRIYLDMLNVYKIMSENITQAISLNGLSINNQPLIKAMHVVKKETLTLISEWVWKSNDPKMVMENFIPPLLEAVLFDYQRTKVPNAREPLVLSTMASIVNRLQAVITPEIPKIFDALFDCTLDMINKNFEDYPQHRTNFYELLQAVNMYCFKAFLSIPPEQFKLVFDSIVWAFKHTMRNVADTGLNILMQMLQNLEQHPQAAQSFYQTYYTDILMQIFSVVTDTSHTASLQNHATILAYMFSLVEAGRITVKLGPSDDNVLNIQEYVAMLLKSAFSHLTGNQIKIFVTGLFNLDQDVHAFKEHLRDFLIQIKEVTGEDDSDLYLEERENELKKIQEEKRRMLMTVPGMMNPHEMPEDMQDE, from the exons ATGGCTATTCCAATGATACGCCTCGACGAGGCGAACCAATTGTTGGACTTTTCGAAAAAGCTTGACATTGACCTGCTGGACAACATCGTCTCATGCTTGTACAATAGCACCGGCGAACAGCTGCGCCTCGCTCAGACGGTGCTGACGACACTAAAGGAGCACCCGGATGCGTGGACGCGCGTTGACAGCATACTGGAGTTTTCACAGAACCAGCAGACGAAATTCTACGCACTGCAGATCCTGGAGGAAGTGATCAAGACGCGCTGGAAAATTCTGCCCCGCAACCAGTGCGAAGGCATCAAGAAGTATGTGGTGGGGCTGATCATCAAGACGTCACAGGATCCAGCAATGATGGAAGCGAACAAGGTTTACCTAAACAAGCTGAACATCATCCTGGTGCAGATACTGAAGCGCGAGTGGCCAAACAACTGGGAAACGTTCATCAGCGACATTGTCGGCGCGTCCAAGACCAACGAGACGCTGTGCCAGAACAACATGATCATCCTGAAACTGCTCAGCGAGGAGGTGTTTGACTTTTGCTCGGGTCAGATCACGCAAACGAAGGCGAAGCATCTGAAGGACACCATGTGCTCGGAGTTTGCGCAGGTCTTCACGCTGTGCCAGTTTGTGCTGGAGAATTCCCTGAACGCGCCACTAATCTCGGCGACGCTGCAGACGCTGCTAAAGTTTCTCAACTGGATCCCGCTCGGCTACATCTTTGAGACGAAGCTGATCGACATGTTGGTCTGTCGCTTTCTGACGATACCGATGTTTCGCAACATCACGATCATGTGCCTGTCGGAGATTGCGGGCCTGCAGCTGCCGAACTACGATCACGTGTTCATTGCCTTATTCAAGCAGACGATGGAGCAGTTTGACACGATGATACCGCCGAACACGAACATGAACCAGATCTACATGAACGGGTCGGACGACGAGCAGTGCTTCGTGCAGAACCTGGCCATGTTCCTGTGCACCTTTTTGCGGGTGCACGCGACGCTGGTGGAGAAGCGGGACACAATGGAGGTGGTGCTGAAGGCGCTCGACTATCTGGTAATGATTTCCGAGGTCGAGGATGTGGAAATCTTCAAGATCTGCTTAGAGTACTGGAACAGCCTGACCGGCGAACTGTACAAAGAGGCGCACACCTCCAGCCAGCGGCGCACCTTCTACCACAAGATCCTGTCGAAGGTGCGTTACATCATGATTTCGCGCATGGCCAAACCGGAGgaggtgttggtggtggagaACGAGAACGGCGAGGTCGTACGCGAGTTCATGAAGGACACAAATAGTATTAATCTGTACAAGAATATGCGCGAAACACTTGTCTACCTGACGCATCTCGACTATGCCGACACGGAGCGCATCATGACGGACAAGCTGAACAACCAGGTGAACGGTAGCGAGTTTTCGTGGAAGAACCTGAACACGCTCTGCTGGGCGATCGGTTCCATCTCCGGCGCGTTCTTCGAGGAGGACGAGAAACGCTTCCTCGTGACGGTCATCAAGGAGTTGCTGGGGCTGTGCGAGCACAAAAAAG GCAAAGACAACAAGGCTATCATTGCGTCCAACATAATGTACGTGGTCGGACAGTATCCACGCTTTTTGCGGGCTCACTGGAAGTTCCTCAAGACGGTCGTGAACAAGCTGTTCGAGTTTATGCATGAAACGCACGACGGTGTACAGGACATGGCCTGTGATACTTTCATCAAGATAGCGCTCAAATGCCGCCGGCACTTTGTCCAGCTACAACCAAACGAATCCTGCACCTTCATCGAAGAAATTCTGGCAACGATGAGTAGCATCATTTGCGATCTACAGCCTCAGCAG GTTCATACGTTTTATGAAGCGGTCGGATACATGATCTCTGCTCAGGCCGACCAGGTGCAGCAAGATATTCTGATCGAAAAGTATATGATGCTGCCGAATCAG GTTTGGGACGATATCATCTCACAAGCGACCAAGAACGTGGACATATTGAAGGACATGGGCGCAGTGAAGCAGCTCGGCAGCATACTTAAAACGAATGTACGTGCTTGTAAAGCTCTGGGCCATTCGTACGTTTCGCAGCTTGGGCGCATCTATCTCGATATGCTGAACGTGTACAAGATAATGTCGGAAAACATTACGCAAGCAATTTCGCTGAACGGACTGTCGATCAACAACCAGCCGCTGATAAAGGCGATGCACGTCGTGAAGAAGGAAACGCTGACGCTCATCTCGGAGTGGGTATGGAAGTCGAACGATCCGAAGATGGTGATGGAAAATTTCATTCCGCCCCTGCTCGAGGCAGTGCTGTTCGATTATCAG CGCACGAAGGTCCCCAATGCACGAGAACCGCTTGTGCTTAGCACGATGGCATCGATTGTGAACCGGCTGCAGGCTGTGATCACGCCGGAGATACCAAAAATCTTTGACGCGCTGTTCGACTGCACGCTGGACATGATCAACAAAAACTTCGAAGACTACCCACAGCATCGTACGAACTTCTACGAGCTGCTTCAAGCGGTCAACATGTACTGCTTCAAAGCGTTCTTGAGCATTCCGCCCGAACAGTTCAAGCTCGTGTTTGATTCCATCGTGTGGGCGTTCAAGCACACGATGCGAAACGTGGCCGACACTGGCTTAAACATACTTATGCAG ATGCTGCAAAATCTCGAACAGCACCCGCAAGCCGCGCAAAGCTTCTATCAAACTTACTACACGGATATCCTGATGCAGATCTTCTCCGTTGTAACGGACACGTCGCACACGGCAAGCTTGCAAAACCATGCCACGATCCTGGCGTACATGTTTTCACTGGTGGAAGCCGGTCGCATTACGGTCAAGCTCGGACCCTCGGACGACAACGTGCTAAACATTCAGGAGTATGTGGCGATGCTGCTCAAGTCCGCCTTCAGCCACCTGACCGGCAATCAGATCAAGATATTCGTCACCGGCCTGTTTAACCTTGACCAGGATGTACACGCATTTAAGGAGCATTTACGAGATTTCCTGATCCAGATTAAG GAAGTGACCGGGGAAGACGATTCCGATTTGTACCTGGAGGAGCGGGAGAACGAGCTGAAAAAaatacaggaagaaaaacgaCGCATGCTGATGACGGTTCCGGGCATGATGAATCCGCACGAAATGCCGGAGGATATGCAGGACGAATAG